A stretch of DNA from bacterium:
ATCGACCGTCGACACTTTGCCTTATCTCGACGCCGAGCCCGACCAGCCGCCGCTCGTCGAATCGGTTGCCCTGCCGCCGGTCGAGCTCAAGATCGACGACCCTTCATTGGGCTCGGTCCCCAACTCCCGCAAGATTCAATTGGCCCTCGACCTCGAGGCCGCCGCTCGGGCCGTCGACGCCAAAATCCGCCACGTCCGCTCGGCGAGCTACGATGAGAAACGCAGCGAGACCCGCCTCCGCAATTCCCGGGGTCTTGACTTGAGCTTCCGCCGCAGCCGCTGTTCGCTCGGCGTCATGGCGGTGGCCGAGCAGGGCGAGGAAGCCGAGGGCGCCTACGAGTTCGACAGCTTTCCCTTCTTCGACCGCTTGGACCCGCAAAAGGTCGGCGCCGCCGCCGGCCGCTTGGCCCTGAGCTATCTCGGCGCTACCACGCCCTCGACCCGGCGGGTGCCGGTGGTGCTCGATCCGCTGGTCAGCGGCGAGATCCTCGAAGTTTTGGCCGGCTCCTTCCCCGGCGAGGCGGTGTTCAAGAAGCGGAGCTTCCTCGAAGGCAAGCTCGGGCAGCGAATCTACTCGCCCACTCTCCAAGTGATCGACGATTCCCTGCTGCCCGAAGGCGCGGCCTCCTCGCCCTTCGACGGCGAGGGCCAGCCCGGCCGGCGCCTGGCCCTGATCGAAAACGGCGTCGTGAAGAATTTTCTGCTCGACCGGCTCTATGCCCGGAAGCTGAAGCTTGAGCCCAATGCCTCTTCGGTGCGGCGCGGGGTCCAGCGGCCGCCCCAGATCGGCTATTCCAACCTCTTCATTCCGGCCGGGACTTTGAGCGACGAGGCCATCTTCCGCGAGGTCGGGGCGGGCATCTTGGTGACCGAAACCTTCGGCATGCATGCGGCCAACCCGGTGACCGGCGACTTTTCGGTGGGCATTCAGGGTTTTCTGATCGAAGGTGGGGAGAAGCGGGGGCCGGTCAAAAAGCTGGTTTTGGCCGGGAACCTCCATGCGATGATGAATGCGATCCGGGCGGTCGGCTCCCGGCACCGTTTCAGCGGCAATGTCGGGGCCCCGACCCTAGCCCTCGAAGCGATGGCGATCGGTGGTTCTTGATTTGCCTTGAAAAACAGCCTTGCATATAATCGGGAGCCTATGCCAACCACAGGGGTTGAGCGAGGCGGAATTTTTCATGAAAATCGAATCTTACGGAATCTCCAACGTTGGCATGAAGCGCAACCAGAATGAGGATTCCTACCTCATCAACGATGAGATGGGCCTCTACATGGTTGCCGACGGCATGGGTGGCCATTTGGGCGGCGAATATGCTTCCAAGCTGGCGGTTTCGACCGTCGAGGACGTCCTCCGCAATCTCCGCTTCGACCCCGATGCGACCCAGATCCGGGGAGTCAACGAAGAGGATTCCGATCCCGGCAACCAGCTCAGCCATGCGATCCGGGAAGCCGGCCGGCGGATTCACGATCAGGCCCTTTTTGACGAGAACCTCCGGGGGATGGGGACCACGGCGGTGGCCGTCCTCTTCCAATCGCCTTATCTATATATAGCCAATGTCGGGGACTCCCGGGCCTATTTGGTCCGAAACGGCAAGATTGAGCAGGTCACCGAGGACCATTCCCTGGTCAGCGAGCAGGTCAAGGCTGGGATGATCTCGGCCAGCGATGCCCGCGGCCATAAGCTCAAAAACATCATCACCCGGTCGGTCGGCTACCAGGAAGAGGTCGATTGCGACGTCGTCCGGCGGGAAGCCAAGCACGGCGACAAGCTATTGCTCTGCTCGGATGGCCTTTCCAACCTGGTCGAGGACTCCGAGATCGAGCAAATCATCGAAAAATACGACCTCCATGAGGCCTGCGAGAAGCTGGTCAATTCGGCCAACAGCCGGGGTGGCGACGACAACATTACGGTTGTCATCTTGCAAGTTGATGATATCCCTTAGCTTTTCTTCGGGCCAAAAGCCTTGACTCCCCTAGAGACCCTTTGCTACGGTCTTCCCACCTTGCAAAAACCTGGTTTCCAAGCGACCTCTGGCGCTTCTTGCCGATAAGAGGCCGTAACCCCCAATCGGAGTTTGATTGAGCCGTAAGACCACCAATCTGGTGATTATCGACGACGACGGTTTTGGTGCCCGAGCACTGAACCTCTCGCAGACCAGCCTCCGTCTGGTTGGGGCGCTTTTCGCATTTTTCCTGATCTTTTCGACGGTCATGACCTGGGGCTTCCTGTATTACCGGGCCAAGAGCAGCAAGGGTGAGTCCTCCACCGTGGCTCAGCTCGAGCAGGAGAAAGCCCAGCTGGTCGCCAAAATCGGCGCCCTCGAAGGCAACCTCAAGCGGATCGAGAAGTTCACCGAGAAGCTCGAAGCCTCCATCGGCGTTGAGTCCGGCAAGCTCAACAAGGGCGTCGGCCCCATCACCGAGCAAGAAAATCTTGGCGAATTCCTCAATCGTGTCAATAACTTGCCTAAGCTTTCCTCGCGCTCGCTGGCGCGGGATTGGCGGGCCGGCAAATTCGACGAGGCCTTCTACGAGAAGATGGGCCTGAAGCTCGACGAGCTGGCCGAGTTCGCCATCAACCTCGAAGACCGGGTCAACGAAGTTTACGAGGCCAACGAAGACCGGATCTCCTTCTGGGCTTCCACCCCCTCGCTGTGGCCGACCCAGGGTTGGATCACCTCCGGTTTCGGCTACCGGCTTTCGCCTTGGGGCGAAGGGGTCCGAATGCACAAGGGCATCGACATCGCCTCGCCCTATGGCAGCGCGGTTTTCGCTCCCTCCGACGGCACGGTCGTTTATTCCGGCTATAAAGGCGGCTATGGCAACACCGTCATCATCGACCATGGCTATGGCATCAGCACCCTTTACGGCCACAATTCCGAGCTCTTCGTGGCCGAGGGCGACAAGATCACCCGTGGGATGAAAATTTCGGCGGTCGGCAACACCGGCGCCTCCACCGGGCCGCATCTCCACTACGAAGTGCATGTCGACGGCATTCCCACCGATCCTTCCAAATACATTTTTGAATAATCGAATTCCGACCTTTCTTTTCTTGGCATCGTATCCATAATGCCATAGCAAGAATCCCCATGTTTCAGGCCATCGCCAAAAAAGTTTTCGGTACCAAGAACGAGCGCGAGATCAAGAAGCTCAAGCCCTGGGTCGAAAAGATCAATTCCCTCGAGCCCCAGATTCAGGCCTTGAGCGACGAAGAGATCAAGGCCCAAACCCGCAAATTCCGCGAACGCTTGGCCAAGGGCGAGACCCTCGACGACCTGCTGCCGGAGGCTTTCGCCACCGTCCGCGAGGCCGGCAAGCGAAGCTTGGGCATGCGCCACTTCGACGTCCAGCTCATCGGCGGCATGGTCCTGCACCACGGCAAGATCGCCGAGATGAAAACCGGCGAAGGCAAGACCTTGGTCGCCACCCTGCCGGTGTATTTGAACGCCTTGGCCGGAAAGGGCGTCCACGTCATCACGGTCAACGATTACCTGGCCCGCCGCGACTCCGCCTGGATGGGCCGGCTCTACAATGCCCTCGGCATGACGGTCGGGGTCATCGTCCACGGGCTCGACGACGGCGAGCGCCGCGCGGCCTACGCCGCCGACATCACCTACGGCACCAACAACGAGTTCGGCTTCGATTATCTCCGCGACAACATGAAGTTCAGCATCGAGCAGATGGTTCAGCGCGAGCTGAACTACGCCATCGTCGACGAGGTCGACTCGATCCTGATCGACGAGGCCCGGACTCCGCTGATCATCTCGGGTCCCTCCGAGGATTCGACCGACAAGTATCACCGGATCAACGTCATCATTCCCAACCTCAAGGCCGAGGCCGATTACACGATCGACGAAAAGGCCCGGAGCGCGACCCTGACCGAGGAGGGCGTCGCCCACGTCGAGAAGCTGCTCAACGTCGACAACCTCTACGATCCGCGCCAGATCGAGATCCTCCACCACGTCAACCAGGCCCTGCGGGCCCACGTCCTCTACAAGCGCGACGTCGACTACGTCGTGAAGGACGGCGAAGTCATCATCGTCGACGAGTTCACCGGCCGGCTCATGC
This window harbors:
- a CDS encoding Stp1/IreP family PP2C-type Ser/Thr phosphatase — translated: MKIESYGISNVGMKRNQNEDSYLINDEMGLYMVADGMGGHLGGEYASKLAVSTVEDVLRNLRFDPDATQIRGVNEEDSDPGNQLSHAIREAGRRIHDQALFDENLRGMGTTAVAVLFQSPYLYIANVGDSRAYLVRNGKIEQVTEDHSLVSEQVKAGMISASDARGHKLKNIITRSVGYQEEVDCDVVRREAKHGDKLLLCSDGLSNLVEDSEIEQIIEKYDLHEACEKLVNSANSRGGDDNITVVILQVDDIP
- a CDS encoding M23 family metallopeptidase, which translates into the protein MSRKTTNLVIIDDDGFGARALNLSQTSLRLVGALFAFFLIFSTVMTWGFLYYRAKSSKGESSTVAQLEQEKAQLVAKIGALEGNLKRIEKFTEKLEASIGVESGKLNKGVGPITEQENLGEFLNRVNNLPKLSSRSLARDWRAGKFDEAFYEKMGLKLDELAEFAINLEDRVNEVYEANEDRISFWASTPSLWPTQGWITSGFGYRLSPWGEGVRMHKGIDIASPYGSAVFAPSDGTVVYSGYKGGYGNTVIIDHGYGISTLYGHNSELFVAEGDKITRGMKISAVGNTGASTGPHLHYEVHVDGIPTDPSKYIFE
- a CDS encoding TldD/PmbA family protein, which gives rise to MSQNHFDQIQKSLHSAKLEQFELFHERIESLHHEAKDGAIEASLVAVSEGLALRVFNEGKAAFACSTDLSPAGLERLVRSTVDTLPYLDAEPDQPPLVESVALPPVELKIDDPSLGSVPNSRKIQLALDLEAAARAVDAKIRHVRSASYDEKRSETRLRNSRGLDLSFRRSRCSLGVMAVAEQGEEAEGAYEFDSFPFFDRLDPQKVGAAAGRLALSYLGATTPSTRRVPVVLDPLVSGEILEVLAGSFPGEAVFKKRSFLEGKLGQRIYSPTLQVIDDSLLPEGAASSPFDGEGQPGRRLALIENGVVKNFLLDRLYARKLKLEPNASSVRRGVQRPPQIGYSNLFIPAGTLSDEAIFREVGAGILVTETFGMHAANPVTGDFSVGIQGFLIEGGEKRGPVKKLVLAGNLHAMMNAIRAVGSRHRFSGNVGAPTLALEAMAIGGS